A portion of the Cottoperca gobio unplaced genomic scaffold, fCotGob3.1 fCotGob3_318arrow_ctg1, whole genome shotgun sequence genome contains these proteins:
- the LOC115005546 gene encoding GDP-Man:Man(3)GlcNAc(2)-PP-Dol alpha-1,2-mannosyltransferase-like, with amino-acid sequence MAAHGHHHFSPCFCDLMRLLWSLVEPCVYLSLVLTLFLLLLLLGVRAWLQGRRKARRDQEGGGPAVAFFHPYCSAGGGGERVLWCSLRALMLRYPGVSFVVYTGDQRVTGEQILEGARQRFNITLPRPITFIFLRHRSLVEAGSYPHFTLLGQSGGSMFLGWEALTSFVPDLYVDSMGYAFTLPIFRYLGGCKVASYVHYPTVSTDMLSVVRERNPRFNNADLISRNPVLSAVKVVYYCCFALLYGLAGSCSDVIMVNSTWTLGHILSLWRSPSRTSVVYPPCDVRAFLDVSLEKEEDEEEEEEGWEELRPELGSGEEGGGDRKCHSIVSVGQFRPEKDHRLQIRAFHKLLGRKEAGPGGRESLRLVLIGGCRNQEDEERVLLLRGLCEELQVSDRVHFKLNVPFEELKRELVDATIGLHTMWNEHFGIGVVECMAAGTIVLAHKSGGPKLDIVVPHEGGQTGFLADSEDGYAAAMETILSLSPSARLEIRRNARRSVERFSDQEFEACFLAATESLMSTLQR; translated from the exons ATGGCTGCACACGGACACCACCACTTCTCTCCGTGTTTCTGCGACTTGATGAG gTTGCTGTGGTCCCTGGTGGAGCCCTGTGTCTACCTCAGCCTGGTCCTGAccctcttcctgctgctgctcctgctgggGGTCCGCGCGTGGCTGCAGGGCCGCCGCAAGGCCCGCCGGGACCAGGAGGGCGGCGGGCCCGCGGTGGCCTTCTTCCACCCGTACTGCAGCGCCGGAGGAGGCGGGGAGCGGGTCCTCTGGTGCTCCCTGAGGGCCCTCATGCTCCG ATACCCCGGCGTCTCCTTCGTGGTCTACACGGGCGACCAAAGAGTGACCGGCGAGCAGATTCTGGAGGGAGCCCGGCAGCGTTTCAACATCACGCTGCCTCGACCAATCACCTTCATCTTCCTGCGTCACCGCTCGCTGGTGGAGGCCGGCTCGTACCCGCACTTCACGCTGCTGGGACAGAGCGGCGGCTCCATGTTCCTCG gctgGGAGGCGCTGACGTCCTTCGTCCCCGACCTGTACGTGGACTCGATGGGCTACGCCTTCACTCTGCCCATCTTCCGCTACCTGGGTGGCTGTAAAGTGGCGAGCTACGTCCACTATCCCACCGTCAGCACCGACATGCTGTCTGTGGTCAGAGAGAGGAAccccag ATTCAACAACGCTGACTTAATCTCCAGAAACCCGGTTCTGAGCGCGGTTAAGGTGGTGTACTACTGCTGCTTCGCCCTGCTGTACGGCCTGGCCGGCTCCTGCAGCGACGTCATCATGGTGAACTCCACCTGGACGCTGGGACACATCCTGTCTCTGTGGCGCAGCCCGAGCCGCACCAGCGTCGTCTACCCGCCCTGCGACGTCAGGGCCTTCTTGGACGTCTcgctggagaaggaggaggatgaagaggaagaggaggagggctgGGAGGAGCTCAGGCCGGAGCTGGGCAGCGGAGAGGAAGGAGGCGGGGACAGGAAGTGCCACTCCATTGTGTCGGTGGGTCAGTTCCGGCCGGAGAAAGACCACCGGCTGCAGATTCGGGCGTTTCACAAACTGCTGGGCAGGAAGGAGGCGGGGCCCGGGGGGCGGGAGTCTCTGCGGCTGGTGCTGATTGGTGGATGCAGGAACCAGGAGGACGAGGAGCgagtgctgctgctgcgagGCCTCTGTGAGGAGCTGCAGGTGTCCGACCGCGTCCACTTCAAACTCAACGTGCCCTTCGAGGAGCTGAAGAGGGAGCTGGTGGACGCCACCATCGGCCTGCACACCATGTGGAACGAACACTTTGGGATAG GTGTGGTGGAGTGTATGGCCGCAGGCACCATCGTCCTCGCTCACAAGTCCGGAGGTCCGAAGCTGGACATCGTGGTGCCGCACGAAGGCGGACAGACGGGCTTCCTGGCCGACAGCGAGGACGGCTATGCCGCTGCCATGGAAACcatcctgtctctgtctccgtcGGCCAGACTGGAGATCCGCCGCAACGCCCGCCGCTCCGTGGAGAGATTCTCCGACCAGGAGTTTGAGGCTTGTTTCCTCGCCGCCACAGAGTCTCTGATGAGTACGCTGCAGCGGTGA